In Musa acuminata AAA Group cultivar baxijiao chromosome BXJ2-8, Cavendish_Baxijiao_AAA, whole genome shotgun sequence, one genomic interval encodes:
- the LOC135619360 gene encoding uncharacterized protein LOC135619360, translated as MSTPLPEHGDIPRGQATQAGAATSANDSVNPTDISLPQSDILEPRQSPPVQVMEKSDPADPNRIPSSIFERSKSTTPMEWSVASNESLFSIHVGNSSFSKENVVSPMASYSVHAESGALQAAAEAANAEEHAHKERRPAEQAALPPSLSRSSAESFAFPILTGERKSGSFKGEPGHPLQPDKAEQLPLQTGTPKEAPAAGESRWFSCFSCCTSCC; from the exons ATGTCAACCCCACTGCCTGAACATGGAGACATCCCTCGAGGACAAGCAACTCAAGCTGGTGCAGCTACAAGTGCAAATGATTCTGTAAATCCTACTGACATCAGTTTACCTCAATCCGACATTCTCGAACCGAGGCAGTCTCCTCCGGTTCAGGTAATGGAGAAGTCAGATCCGGCCGACCCGAATCGAATTCCCTCCTCCATCTTCGAAAGATCCAAGTCAACGACTCCGATGGAGTGGAGTGTGGCCTCCAACGAGTCGTTGTTCAGCATCCATGTAGGGAACTCCAGCTTCTCCAAGGAGAATGTCGTCAGTCCGATGGCATCCTACTCGGTCCACGCGGAAAGTGGTGCGCTACAGGCCGCAGCGGAGGCAGCGAACGCCGAGGAACATGCTCACAAGGAGCGGCGTCCAGCTGAGCAAGCAGCATTGCCCCCCAGCTTATCTCGCAGCTCAGCTGAATCCTTTGCGTTTCCAAT ATTGACAGGTGAAAGGAAAAGTGGTTCGTTCAAGGGGGAACCTGGACACCCACTGCAGCCAGACAAGGCAGAGCAGCTCCCGCTGCAGACCGGAACACCAAAAGAAGCTCCGGCTGCAGGAGAATCCAGATGGTTCTCATGCTTTTCTTGTTGCACATCTTGCTGTTGA
- the LOC135618512 gene encoding probable arabinosyltransferase ARAD1, producing MANTKAIASVAALLFLLVSFSVFFSSDLRSPFSSFSLPSSASLRPRCSDIGGGARPPPLRVFMYDLPRRFNLGMLGRGAHREVPAAEGVGGFPPWPKTSGLKKQHSVEYWMMVSLMPGGSGEGAEAVRVLDGEEADVFFVPFFSSLSFNTHGHNMTDPDTEIDRQLQIDLLDILRKSKYWERSAGRDHVIPMHHPNAFRFLRDQVNASILVVADFGRYPRNLAFLGKDVVGPYVHVVDSYLEDDPPDPFETRPTLLFFRGRTVRKDEGIVRSKLAKILKEYDDVLYEDSFATGEGIKASSQGMRSSKFCLHPAGDTPSSCRLFDAIVSHCVPVIVSDRIELPFEDEIDYSEFSLFFSAEEALRPGYMVGQLRQIQKERWILMWRRLKNISHHYEFQYPTREEDAVNMIWRQIRHKLPAANLAVHRNRRLKIPDWWSKKR from the exons ATGGCGAACACCAAAGCCATCGCCTCCGTCGccgcactcctcttccttctcgtcTCCTTCTCCGTCTTCTTTTCCTCCGACCTCCGAtctcccttctcctccttttcCCTCCCATCCTCTGCCTCCCTCCGTCCCCGCTGCTCCGacatcggaggcggggcccggccgccTCCTCTTAGGGTCTTCATGTACGACCTGCCGCGCCGCTTCAACCTCGGGATGCTCGGTCGCGGCGCTCATCGGGAGGTGCCTGCGGCGGAGGGAGTCGGCGGGTTCCCGCCGTGGCCCAAGACCTCCGGGCTCAAGAAGCAGCACAGCGTGGAGTACTGGATGATGGTGTCGCTAATGCCTGGCGGGAGCGGGGAGGGGGCCGAGGCGGTTAGGGTTCTTGATGGGGAGGAGGCGGACGTCTTCTTCGTGCCCTTCTTCTCGTCGCTTAGTTTCAATACCCATGGGCATAACATGACTGATCCGGATACTGAGATTGATCGCCAGCTGCAG ATTGACCTCCTGGATATTTTAAGGAAATCCAAATATTGGGAACGCTCTGCGGGTCGTGACCATGTAATCCCCATGCATCACCCAAATGCTTTCAGATTTCTGCGGGATCAGGTGAATGCATCCATTCTTGTGGTGGCAGATTTTGGGCGATATCCCAGGAATTTAGCTTTCCTTGGGAAAGATGTTGTTGGACCTTATGTGCATGTCGTGGATTCTTATCTGGAAGACGATCCTCCTGATCCATTTGAAACCCGTCCTACTCTACTTTTCTTTCGAGGAAGAACAGTTAGGAAGGAT GAAGGAATTGTTCGTTCCAAACTAGCAAAGATTTTGAAAGAATATGATGATGTGCTGTATGAAGATAGCTTTGCCACTGGCGAAGGCATAAAAGCA TCCTCGCAAGGCATGCGGTCATCCAAGTTTTGTCTGCACCCTGCTGGGGACACTCCTTCGTCATGCCGTCTGTTTGATGCCATCGTAAGTCACTGTGTCCCTGTAATTGTGAGTGACCGGATTGAGCTGCCCTTCGAGGATGAGATTGACTACAGTgaattctcccttttcttctctgcGGAAGAAGCCCTTCGGCCTGGCTACATGGTGGGTCAGCTCCGGCAGATCCAGAAAGAGAGGTGGATATTAATGTGGAGGAGGCTGAAGAATATCTCTCACCACTATGAGTTCCAATACCCAACTAGAGAGGAAGATGCTGTGAACATGATATGGCGGCAAATCCGGCATAAACTTCCCGCAGCCAATCTTGCAGTACATCGGAACAGGAGATTAAAAATCCCGGACTGGTGGAGTAAAAAACGATGA
- the LOC135618514 gene encoding UPF0235 protein At5g63440 isoform X1 → MPKRTTHTYSSEDAAPDGPNSDLFVYYCKHCSSHVLITDTQLQKMPKRKTDKAHVLDKTKHLARLNVKEAGKILLKRGEGKLEKQFRMSCTGCELFVCYRSEETLEHATFIYIVDGALSSVAAETNPQDAPVPPCISQLEGGLVQVAIEVEDRAQRSAITRVNADDVRVTVAAPAARGEANSELLEFMGKVLGLRLSQMTLQRGWNNKSKLLIIEDLSARQVYEKLLEAVQP, encoded by the exons ATGCCGAAGCGGACGACGCACACGTACTCGAGCGAGGACGCGGCGCCGGACGGGCCCAACTCCGATCTCTTCGTTTATTACTGCAAGCACTGCAGTTCCCACGTCCTCATCACTG ATACTCAATTGCAGAAAATGCCAAAGCGCAAGACTGACAAAGCACACGTGCTGGATAAGACAAAACATCTTGCTAGGCTCAATGTTAAGGAGGCAGGAAAAATTCTTCTAAAACG TGGTGAAGGAAAATTAGAAAAGCAATTTCGCATGAGCTGTACTGGTTGTGAACTTTTTGTCTGTTACCGCTCAGAAGAAACTTTGGAGCATGCCACTTTCATTTATATTGTTGACGGTGCTCTGAGCTCAGTTGCTGCAGAAACAAACCCACAG GATGCTCCTGTTCCCCCTTGCATATCCCAATTGGAGGGTGGTCTTGTTCAAGTTGCAATAGAAGTAGAAGACCGTGCTCAACGTTCAGCAATAACAA GAGTTAATGCTGATGATGTTCGAGTTACTGTAGCTGCTCCAGCTGCCAGAGGAGAAGCTAATAGTGAGCTGTTAGAATTCATGGGCAAG GTGTTGGGCTTAAGATTGAGTCAAATGACCCTTCAGAGAGGTTGGAACAATAAATCAAAGCTTCTCATT ATTGAGGACTTATCGGCAAGACAAGTCTATGAGAAGCTTCTCGAAGCTGTGCAGCCTTGA
- the LOC135618514 gene encoding UPF0235 protein At5g63440 isoform X3, whose translation MPKRKTDKAHVLDKTKHLARLNVKEAGKILLKRGEGKLEKQFRMSCTGCELFVCYRSEETLEHATFIYIVDGALSSVAAETNPQDAPVPPCISQLEGGLVQVAIEVEDRAQRSAITRVNADDVRVTVAAPAARGEANSELLEFMGKVLGLRLSQMTLQRGWNNKSKLLIIEDLSARQVYEKLLEAVQP comes from the exons ATGCCAAAGCGCAAGACTGACAAAGCACACGTGCTGGATAAGACAAAACATCTTGCTAGGCTCAATGTTAAGGAGGCAGGAAAAATTCTTCTAAAACG TGGTGAAGGAAAATTAGAAAAGCAATTTCGCATGAGCTGTACTGGTTGTGAACTTTTTGTCTGTTACCGCTCAGAAGAAACTTTGGAGCATGCCACTTTCATTTATATTGTTGACGGTGCTCTGAGCTCAGTTGCTGCAGAAACAAACCCACAG GATGCTCCTGTTCCCCCTTGCATATCCCAATTGGAGGGTGGTCTTGTTCAAGTTGCAATAGAAGTAGAAGACCGTGCTCAACGTTCAGCAATAACAA GAGTTAATGCTGATGATGTTCGAGTTACTGTAGCTGCTCCAGCTGCCAGAGGAGAAGCTAATAGTGAGCTGTTAGAATTCATGGGCAAG GTGTTGGGCTTAAGATTGAGTCAAATGACCCTTCAGAGAGGTTGGAACAATAAATCAAAGCTTCTCATT ATTGAGGACTTATCGGCAAGACAAGTCTATGAGAAGCTTCTCGAAGCTGTGCAGCCTTGA
- the LOC135618514 gene encoding UPF0235 protein At5g63440 isoform X2: MHEKMPKRKTDKAHVLDKTKHLARLNVKEAGKILLKRGEGKLEKQFRMSCTGCELFVCYRSEETLEHATFIYIVDGALSSVAAETNPQDAPVPPCISQLEGGLVQVAIEVEDRAQRSAITRVNADDVRVTVAAPAARGEANSELLEFMGKVLGLRLSQMTLQRGWNNKSKLLIIEDLSARQVYEKLLEAVQP; this comes from the exons ATGCATGAG AAAATGCCAAAGCGCAAGACTGACAAAGCACACGTGCTGGATAAGACAAAACATCTTGCTAGGCTCAATGTTAAGGAGGCAGGAAAAATTCTTCTAAAACG TGGTGAAGGAAAATTAGAAAAGCAATTTCGCATGAGCTGTACTGGTTGTGAACTTTTTGTCTGTTACCGCTCAGAAGAAACTTTGGAGCATGCCACTTTCATTTATATTGTTGACGGTGCTCTGAGCTCAGTTGCTGCAGAAACAAACCCACAG GATGCTCCTGTTCCCCCTTGCATATCCCAATTGGAGGGTGGTCTTGTTCAAGTTGCAATAGAAGTAGAAGACCGTGCTCAACGTTCAGCAATAACAA GAGTTAATGCTGATGATGTTCGAGTTACTGTAGCTGCTCCAGCTGCCAGAGGAGAAGCTAATAGTGAGCTGTTAGAATTCATGGGCAAG GTGTTGGGCTTAAGATTGAGTCAAATGACCCTTCAGAGAGGTTGGAACAATAAATCAAAGCTTCTCATT ATTGAGGACTTATCGGCAAGACAAGTCTATGAGAAGCTTCTCGAAGCTGTGCAGCCTTGA